In one window of Microbacterium sp. PM5 DNA:
- a CDS encoding NAD(P)/FAD-dependent oxidoreductase, with product MTEITRDVVVIGAGAAGLTAANQLKKAGLSVAVLEARDRVGGRLWTDTIEGAMLEIGGQWVSPDQDALKETIVELGLETFDRYRDGDSVYIGPDGVAHRYTGEMFPVSAETEKVIADVTARLDAMVAEIDPDRPWAHPQAAEWDTVSWDAWLREQTDDDEAIRNLAFPTGSAMLTKPTHSFSLLQSLLMAASAGSYTNLVDADFILDKRVVGGLQQVPLLLAERLGDDVFLGQPVRTLEYTEGEGVVAIADGVTVRARHAILALAPVLYNRISFVPPLPRLQHQMHQHISMGFVIKVHAVYETPFWREKGLSGTAFSPYELSHEAYDNTNHGDERGTLVGFVSDRTADDLFRLSAEERKERILESLSHYYGPEAKDPVVYYESDWGSEEWTRGAYAASFDLGGLHRYGADLRTPIGPIHFACSDMAGAGYQHVDGAIRMGRLAAQQILDEIHT from the coding sequence ATGACCGAGATCACGCGCGACGTCGTCGTCATCGGCGCCGGTGCGGCGGGATTGACCGCCGCCAACCAGCTCAAGAAGGCGGGCCTGTCGGTCGCCGTGCTCGAAGCCCGCGACCGCGTGGGCGGGCGGCTGTGGACCGACACGATCGAGGGAGCGATGCTCGAGATCGGCGGCCAGTGGGTCTCGCCCGATCAGGACGCGCTCAAGGAGACCATCGTCGAGCTGGGCCTGGAGACCTTCGACCGCTACCGCGACGGCGACAGCGTCTACATCGGCCCCGATGGGGTCGCCCACCGCTACACGGGTGAGATGTTCCCCGTCAGCGCCGAGACCGAGAAGGTCATCGCGGATGTCACCGCCCGCCTCGACGCCATGGTCGCCGAGATCGACCCCGACCGTCCGTGGGCCCATCCGCAGGCGGCGGAGTGGGACACCGTCTCGTGGGACGCCTGGCTGCGCGAGCAGACCGACGACGACGAGGCCATCCGCAACCTCGCCTTCCCCACCGGATCGGCCATGCTCACGAAGCCGACCCATTCGTTCTCGCTGCTGCAGTCGCTGCTGATGGCGGCATCCGCCGGTAGCTACACCAACCTGGTCGACGCCGACTTCATCCTGGACAAGCGCGTCGTCGGCGGCCTGCAGCAGGTGCCGCTGCTGCTGGCCGAGCGCCTGGGCGACGACGTCTTCCTCGGCCAGCCGGTGCGCACCCTCGAATACACCGAGGGGGAGGGTGTCGTGGCCATCGCCGACGGCGTCACCGTCCGCGCCCGCCACGCGATCCTCGCGCTCGCGCCGGTGCTGTACAACCGCATCTCGTTCGTGCCGCCGCTGCCGCGCCTTCAGCACCAGATGCACCAGCACATCTCGATGGGCTTCGTCATCAAGGTGCACGCCGTCTACGAGACGCCCTTCTGGCGCGAGAAGGGCCTGTCGGGCACGGCCTTCAGCCCGTACGAGCTCTCGCACGAGGCGTACGACAACACGAACCACGGCGACGAGCGCGGAACGCTCGTGGGCTTCGTCTCCGACCGCACCGCCGATGACCTGTTCCGTCTGAGCGCCGAGGAGCGCAAGGAGCGCATCCTCGAATCGCTCAGTCACTACTACGGACCCGAGGCGAAGGATCCGGTCGTCTACTACGAGAGCGACTGGGGCAGCGAGGAGTGGACCCGCGGTGCGTACGCGGCATCCTTCGACCTCGGCGGCCTGCACCGGTACGGGGCCGATCTGCGGACGCCCATCGGTCCGATCCACTTCGCCTGCAGCGACATGGCCGGCGCCGGCTACCAGCACGTCGACGGCGCCATCCGCATGGGGCGCCTGGCCGCGCAGCAGATCCTGGACGAGATCCACACATGA
- a CDS encoding universal stress protein: MSGHVVVGYTATKPGRDAVAFAARLAAALDAVLDVAIILPRSDRSVITPPDAGYERHLHAQAQTWIAQAIDRIPADVVAHAHVRPAESFAEGLIEIADELRASYVVVGAADGASRGRHRLGSTTTELLHSSDVPVVLVPRGARKIAPETGITRLTVAVGTRPGADALIAETAALAQGLGAPVRLLSLLPVDLPPSADTGAIRLASSTKADEVLAAARAELPAGLHTDVAVAAGESIEEAVSYLDWQPGEVVLVGSSRLAQPRRLFLGSTAAKMLHEITVPVIVVPRTHSEESRR, translated from the coding sequence ATGAGCGGGCACGTCGTCGTCGGGTACACCGCGACCAAGCCCGGACGCGACGCCGTCGCGTTCGCCGCGCGGCTGGCGGCGGCCCTCGACGCCGTGCTCGACGTGGCGATCATCCTGCCCCGGTCGGACCGCAGCGTGATCACGCCCCCGGATGCCGGGTACGAGCGGCATCTGCACGCGCAGGCGCAGACATGGATCGCCCAGGCGATCGACCGGATTCCCGCCGACGTCGTCGCCCACGCGCACGTGCGCCCGGCGGAATCGTTCGCCGAGGGACTCATCGAGATCGCCGACGAGCTGCGTGCTTCGTACGTCGTGGTGGGCGCCGCCGATGGGGCCTCGCGCGGTCGTCACCGGCTCGGATCGACGACGACCGAGCTGCTGCACTCGTCGGACGTTCCCGTCGTGCTGGTCCCGCGGGGAGCGCGCAAGATCGCCCCCGAGACCGGCATCACGCGGCTGACGGTCGCGGTCGGCACGCGGCCCGGGGCCGATGCCCTCATCGCCGAGACCGCGGCGCTCGCGCAGGGACTCGGCGCGCCCGTCCGACTGCTGTCGCTGCTGCCGGTCGATCTGCCGCCGTCCGCAGATACGGGAGCGATCCGCCTTGCCAGCAGCACGAAAGCCGACGAGGTGCTGGCGGCAGCCCGGGCGGAGCTGCCCGCCGGCTTGCACACCGACGTCGCGGTGGCCGCCGGCGAGAGCATCGAGGAGGCGGTGTCCTACCTCGACTGGCAGCCGGGTGAGGTCGTGCTGGTCGGATCGAGCCGCCTCGCCCAGCCGCGCCGCCTGTTCCTCGGCTCGACCGCGGCGAAGATGCTGCACGAGATCACCGTGCCGGTGATCGTCGTGCCCCGAACCCACTCCGAGGAGTCTCGACGATGA
- a CDS encoding APC family permease, producing the protein MSAPSTTDADATTGALSRKGLSAGTIGLIGAVVIGISCIAPAYTFTAAVGPTASAVGAQIPAIILVGFIPMLLVAFGYRELNNRMPDAGTSFTWAARAFGPWVGWMAGWGLVVATILVLSNLAGVAVDFLFLLLSQVTGNAEIADLASNTWINVGVCLLFMLAATFISYRDMQTTQKLQYVLVTFQVAVLLFFAIAAIVEAVSGKGFDFQPFDIGWFNPFAVSSFSAFAAGLSLSIFIFWGWDVTLTMNEETKDPEKTPGRAATITVLTIVSIYLLLAVAMIMYAGVGTGELGLGNEDIQGNVFFHLSGPILGPLAFLVSLAVLTSSASSLQSTFVGPARTLLSMGHYGALPPAFARVSPRFFTPGFATIVSAVVASAFYAVMRVVSENTLWDTILTLGMMICFYYGVTAFACVWYFRKQWFDSVRNVFFTFLFPLVGGVILGILFFTTLIDSMDPGYGSGANVGGVGIVFILGMLIIVVGIVLMIWQSVTRPAFFRGETLATDAPASTRRLKEAAR; encoded by the coding sequence ATGAGCGCACCCTCCACGACCGACGCCGACGCCACGACCGGCGCGCTCTCCCGCAAGGGACTCAGCGCCGGAACGATCGGTCTGATCGGTGCGGTCGTCATCGGCATCTCCTGCATCGCCCCGGCGTACACGTTCACGGCCGCCGTCGGCCCCACGGCATCCGCGGTGGGCGCGCAGATCCCCGCGATCATCCTCGTGGGATTCATCCCGATGCTCCTGGTCGCCTTCGGCTACCGCGAGCTGAACAACCGCATGCCGGATGCCGGCACCAGCTTCACCTGGGCGGCGCGCGCCTTCGGGCCGTGGGTCGGCTGGATGGCCGGGTGGGGACTCGTCGTCGCCACGATCCTCGTGCTGTCGAATCTGGCCGGCGTCGCGGTCGACTTCCTCTTCCTGCTGCTGTCGCAGGTGACCGGCAACGCCGAGATCGCCGACCTCGCCTCGAACACCTGGATCAACGTGGGCGTCTGCCTGCTGTTCATGCTCGCGGCCACCTTCATCTCCTACCGCGACATGCAGACGACCCAGAAGCTGCAGTACGTGCTCGTGACCTTCCAGGTCGCCGTGCTGCTGTTCTTCGCGATCGCCGCCATCGTGGAGGCCGTCAGCGGCAAGGGCTTCGACTTCCAGCCGTTCGACATCGGCTGGTTCAACCCGTTCGCCGTCAGCTCGTTCAGTGCGTTCGCCGCGGGCCTGTCGCTGTCGATCTTCATCTTCTGGGGGTGGGATGTCACCCTCACGATGAACGAGGAGACGAAGGACCCCGAGAAGACGCCGGGTCGTGCGGCGACCATCACGGTGCTGACGATCGTCTCGATCTACCTTCTGCTCGCGGTCGCGATGATCATGTACGCCGGTGTCGGCACGGGGGAGCTGGGTCTCGGCAACGAAGACATCCAGGGCAACGTGTTCTTCCACCTGTCGGGGCCGATCCTGGGGCCCCTCGCGTTCCTCGTGTCGCTGGCGGTACTCACCTCGTCGGCGTCGTCGCTGCAGTCGACGTTCGTGGGCCCCGCGCGCACGCTCCTGTCGATGGGGCACTATGGCGCGCTGCCGCCCGCCTTCGCCCGGGTCAGTCCGCGCTTCTTCACGCCCGGCTTCGCCACGATCGTCTCGGCGGTGGTCGCCTCCGCGTTCTACGCGGTGATGCGCGTGGTGAGCGAGAACACCCTCTGGGACACCATCCTCACCCTCGGCATGATGATCTGCTTCTACTACGGCGTCACGGCCTTCGCGTGCGTCTGGTATTTCCGCAAGCAGTGGTTCGACTCCGTGCGCAACGTGTTCTTCACGTTCCTGTTCCCGCTCGTGGGCGGCGTGATCCTCGGCATCCTGTTCTTCACCACGCTCATCGACTCCATGGATCCCGGCTACGGCTCGGGCGCCAACGTCGGCGGCGTCGGGATCGTCTTCATCCTCGGCATGCTCATCATCGTGGTGGGTATCGTCCTCATGATCTGGCAGTCGGTGACACGTCCCGCGTTCTTCCGCGGCGAGACCCTCGCCACGGACGCCCCTGCCAGCACCCGTCGCCTGAAGGAGGCCGCACGTTGA
- a CDS encoding NAD-dependent succinate-semialdehyde dehydrogenase gives MITESALLEKVPRGLFIGGEWVDGSAGTFPVVDPATGDTLVEIADASPEDGIRALDAAVAAQEEWAATAPRRRSDILRRAFDLLMERADEIALLMTLEMGKPLAEARGEITYGGEFLRWFSEEAVRISGRFGSNPEGTGRMIVSQRPVGPCFFITPWNFPLAMATRKIAPALAAGCTVVIKPAELTPLTTLAFVDILVEAGLPTGVVNVVTTTRSAALSAPIIADPRLRKLSFTGSTPVGKKLIAQAAEGVLRVSMELGGNAPFVVFDDADLDKAVDGAMLAKFRNIGQACTAANRFIVHTSVADEFARRVTERVNAMRVGRGTEEGVQIGPLIDAKAVEGAEALVSDAVARGARLLTGGSAVDGPGTFFEPTVITDVVGGSDILREEIFGPVLAIATFTDEDEAVRLANDTEYGLVSYVFTEDLARGMRMIDRLETGMMGLNAGVVSNAAAPFGGVKQSGVGREGGLEGIHEFLSTKYTLIPA, from the coding sequence TTGATCACCGAAAGCGCACTGCTCGAGAAGGTTCCCCGCGGGCTGTTCATCGGCGGCGAGTGGGTCGACGGCTCGGCCGGCACCTTCCCCGTCGTCGACCCCGCGACCGGTGACACCCTCGTCGAGATCGCGGACGCGTCGCCCGAGGACGGCATCCGCGCCCTGGACGCGGCGGTCGCGGCGCAGGAGGAATGGGCGGCGACGGCGCCGCGGCGCCGCAGCGACATCCTCCGCCGGGCCTTCGACCTGCTGATGGAGCGCGCCGACGAGATCGCGCTGCTGATGACGCTGGAGATGGGAAAGCCGCTCGCGGAGGCGCGTGGCGAGATCACCTACGGCGGCGAGTTCCTGCGCTGGTTCAGCGAAGAGGCGGTGCGCATCTCGGGCCGGTTCGGCTCGAATCCCGAGGGCACGGGACGCATGATCGTCAGCCAGCGCCCCGTCGGCCCCTGCTTCTTCATCACCCCGTGGAACTTCCCGCTCGCGATGGCCACCCGCAAGATCGCCCCGGCGCTCGCCGCCGGGTGCACCGTGGTCATCAAGCCGGCCGAGCTCACCCCCCTGACGACGCTCGCCTTCGTCGACATCCTGGTCGAGGCGGGGCTTCCCACCGGCGTGGTCAACGTCGTCACCACGACCCGCTCGGCGGCGCTGTCGGCACCCATCATCGCCGACCCGCGCCTGCGCAAGCTCTCGTTCACCGGCTCGACGCCGGTCGGCAAGAAGCTCATCGCCCAGGCGGCCGAAGGCGTGCTGCGCGTGTCGATGGAACTGGGCGGCAACGCCCCGTTCGTCGTGTTCGACGATGCCGACCTCGACAAGGCCGTCGACGGCGCGATGCTCGCCAAGTTCCGCAACATCGGGCAGGCCTGCACCGCCGCCAACCGCTTCATCGTGCACACCTCCGTCGCCGACGAGTTCGCGCGCCGTGTCACCGAACGCGTGAACGCGATGCGCGTGGGACGGGGAACCGAGGAGGGCGTGCAGATCGGTCCGCTGATCGACGCGAAGGCCGTGGAAGGTGCCGAAGCGCTCGTCTCGGATGCCGTCGCGCGCGGCGCGCGCCTGCTCACGGGCGGATCTGCCGTCGACGGGCCGGGAACGTTCTTCGAGCCCACGGTGATCACCGACGTGGTCGGCGGCAGCGACATCCTCCGCGAGGAGATATTCGGCCCCGTGCTCGCGATCGCGACGTTCACCGACGAGGACGAGGCGGTGCGCCTCGCCAACGACACGGAGTACGGGCTGGTGTCCTACGTCTTCACCGAGGATCTCGCGCGCGGCATGCGGATGATCGATCGCCTGGAAACCGGCATGATGGGCCTGAATGCAGGGGTCGTCTCGAACGCGGCCGCGCCGTTCGGCGGCGTGAAGCAGTCGGGCGTGGGCCGTGAGGGAGGCCTCGAAGGCATCCACGAGTTCCTCTCGACCAAGTACACGCTGATCCCCGCCTGA
- a CDS encoding NAD-dependent succinate-semialdehyde dehydrogenase: MTYAVVNPATGQTLATYPDFTADEVEAAVAAAHEAAQTWGRTSTPAERAVLLRRVAELHRERRDEMAAIIVREMGKPLAAAEGEVDFAADITEFYADHIDEITGDRPIDILGEGTAVIRRSPLGVLLGIMPWNFPYYQVARFAAPNLAIGNTILLKHAPQCPQSAAAIAQIYADAGFPVGAYVDVRLTNDQAAEVIADRRVHGVSVTGSERAGAAVAEIAGRNLKKVVLELGGSDPFILLSTDDLDAAVQAAVDARLDNNGQSCNGAKRFLVADELHDAFVEKFAAALEGAKVGDPFAEDTVLGPLSSLAAAERLQDQVDRAVAQGATVVTGGSRDGAFFPGTVITGVTADMDAYREEFFGPVGVVYRVSGEDEAIEIANGTEFGLGSYVFTTDEEQAERIADRIDAGMVYVNIVLADSPELPFGGIKRSGTGREMGLLAAEEFVNKKLIRIAG, from the coding sequence ATGACGTATGCGGTTGTGAATCCCGCCACCGGCCAGACCCTCGCCACCTATCCCGACTTCACGGCCGACGAGGTCGAGGCCGCCGTCGCCGCCGCGCACGAGGCGGCACAGACATGGGGACGCACGTCCACGCCGGCGGAGCGTGCGGTCCTGCTGCGTCGGGTCGCCGAACTGCATCGCGAGCGCCGCGACGAGATGGCCGCGATCATCGTGCGGGAGATGGGCAAACCGCTCGCTGCGGCCGAGGGCGAGGTCGACTTCGCGGCCGACATCACGGAGTTCTACGCCGATCACATCGACGAGATCACCGGCGACCGGCCCATCGACATCCTCGGGGAGGGCACCGCGGTGATCCGCCGCTCGCCTCTGGGCGTGCTTCTGGGCATCATGCCGTGGAACTTCCCGTACTACCAAGTCGCCCGCTTCGCGGCGCCGAACCTGGCGATCGGCAACACCATCCTGCTCAAGCACGCACCGCAGTGTCCGCAGTCCGCGGCTGCGATCGCCCAGATCTATGCCGACGCGGGCTTCCCCGTCGGCGCGTACGTGGACGTTCGTCTCACCAACGACCAGGCCGCGGAGGTCATCGCCGATCGTCGTGTGCACGGCGTCTCGGTGACCGGCAGCGAGCGCGCCGGTGCCGCCGTCGCCGAGATCGCCGGGCGCAACCTCAAGAAGGTCGTTCTCGAGCTGGGCGGATCCGACCCGTTCATCCTGCTGTCGACCGACGACCTCGACGCGGCGGTGCAGGCCGCCGTCGATGCGCGCCTGGACAACAACGGACAGTCCTGCAACGGCGCCAAGCGCTTCCTCGTCGCCGACGAGCTCCACGACGCTTTCGTCGAGAAGTTCGCGGCCGCGCTGGAGGGGGCCAAGGTCGGCGATCCCTTCGCCGAGGACACGGTCCTGGGGCCGCTCTCCTCGCTCGCCGCCGCCGAGCGGCTTCAGGACCAGGTCGACCGCGCCGTCGCGCAGGGCGCGACCGTCGTCACGGGGGGCTCGCGCGACGGGGCGTTCTTCCCCGGCACGGTGATCACAGGTGTGACGGCCGACATGGACGCGTATCGCGAGGAGTTCTTCGGACCCGTCGGCGTCGTCTATCGGGTCAGCGGCGAGGACGAGGCGATCGAGATCGCCAACGGCACCGAGTTCGGTCTGGGCTCCTACGTCTTCACCACCGACGAGGAGCAGGCGGAACGCATCGCCGATCGCATCGACGCCGGCATGGTCTACGTCAACATCGTCCTCGCCGACTCGCCCGAGCTTCCCTTCGGCGGCATCAAGCGCAGCGGCACCGGACGCGAGATGGGGCTGCTGGCCGCCGAGGAATTCGTCAACAAGAAGCTCATCCGTATCGCCGGCTGA
- a CDS encoding HSP90 family protein, translating to MTLNENAAAHQFQVDLRGVIDLLSRHIYSGPRVYLRELLQNAVDAISARRGVDGGGGRVRITPVSAASDEFVLRDDGVGLTAAEVADLLATVGRSSKRDIFDLPRGDYLGQFGIGMLSCFMVCDTIVIRSRSAVTGEAVEWVGHSDGTFRVGPCTQDIPVGTSVHLSPRAETRTLVETATVRELAETFAAYLPVTIVVDLPAGGEMTITTEPPFLADDRDARLAYGRDLIGAEPLDAIALSVPATLTRGVAYVLPYAPPPSGRQSTRVYLHRMLLTERADDILPDWAFFARAVIDSEGLHPTASRESLVDDDALEQTRRELGDGIRRWILELALHDPARLAQFVAIHEVALKSLVRHDDELARFIVRWLSVETTQGRLRIEELVRRYPHVRYTETVDEFRQVASVADTSGVLVDGGYVYDADLVRLLPRLFPEITVERVDVVDEIDRLDLPPLDDRDAAVALERRAAATLADVEVIVRVFERTELPGLFVSDPAVLRALDRGRARSAGGTLWGGVLDRAAAVARDGERSAASASRLCLNWNNDLVRRLATTPRDTGERVFALSVRLLYVQSLLAGHHPLGAADRALMTTSLSELLEHALRAQTDEEQGES from the coding sequence ATGACGCTGAACGAGAACGCCGCCGCCCATCAGTTCCAGGTCGATCTGCGCGGGGTCATCGACCTGCTCAGCCGACACATCTACTCCGGTCCCCGGGTGTACCTGCGGGAGCTGTTGCAGAACGCTGTCGACGCGATCAGTGCCCGTCGAGGCGTCGACGGCGGGGGCGGGCGTGTGCGGATCACGCCCGTCAGCGCGGCATCCGACGAGTTCGTCCTCCGCGACGACGGCGTGGGCCTGACGGCCGCCGAGGTCGCCGACCTGCTCGCCACCGTCGGCCGCAGCTCCAAGCGCGACATCTTCGATCTGCCGCGCGGGGACTACCTCGGGCAGTTCGGCATCGGGATGCTGTCGTGCTTCATGGTCTGCGACACCATCGTCATCCGCTCCCGCAGCGCGGTCACCGGCGAGGCGGTGGAGTGGGTGGGCCATTCCGACGGCACGTTCCGCGTCGGGCCGTGCACGCAGGACATTCCCGTCGGCACGAGCGTGCACCTGTCCCCCCGCGCGGAGACACGGACGCTGGTCGAGACCGCCACGGTGCGCGAGCTGGCCGAGACGTTCGCGGCCTATCTGCCGGTGACGATCGTGGTGGACCTGCCCGCCGGCGGCGAGATGACGATCACGACCGAGCCGCCGTTCCTCGCCGACGACCGCGACGCCCGCCTCGCCTACGGCCGCGACCTCATCGGCGCCGAGCCTCTGGACGCCATCGCGCTGTCGGTGCCGGCCACCCTGACGCGAGGGGTCGCCTACGTGCTGCCTTATGCCCCTCCCCCGTCGGGCCGGCAGAGCACGCGGGTATACCTGCACCGGATGCTGCTGACCGAGCGGGCCGACGACATCCTCCCCGACTGGGCGTTCTTCGCTCGGGCCGTGATCGATTCGGAGGGCCTGCACCCCACCGCCAGCCGGGAATCGCTGGTCGATGACGATGCCCTCGAGCAGACGCGGCGAGAGCTCGGCGACGGCATCCGCCGGTGGATCCTCGAACTGGCGCTGCACGACCCGGCACGCCTGGCGCAGTTCGTGGCGATCCACGAGGTGGCGCTGAAGTCGCTCGTGCGCCACGACGACGAGCTCGCCCGCTTCATCGTGCGATGGCTGTCGGTGGAGACCACGCAGGGACGGCTGCGCATCGAAGAGCTGGTGCGGCGCTATCCGCACGTGCGCTACACGGAGACGGTCGACGAGTTCCGTCAGGTCGCGAGCGTCGCCGACACGAGCGGTGTGCTGGTGGACGGCGGCTATGTCTATGACGCCGATCTCGTGCGCCTGCTGCCGAGGCTGTTCCCCGAGATCACCGTCGAGCGTGTCGACGTCGTCGATGAGATCGACCGTCTCGATCTTCCCCCGCTCGACGATCGCGACGCGGCGGTCGCCCTCGAACGGCGCGCGGCGGCGACGCTGGCCGACGTCGAGGTCATCGTGCGCGTGTTCGAGCGCACCGAGCTGCCGGGGCTGTTCGTCTCGGACCCGGCCGTGCTGCGCGCCCTCGACCGGGGACGGGCGCGCAGCGCGGGTGGGACCCTCTGGGGAGGCGTGCTCGACCGCGCCGCCGCGGTCGCCCGGGACGGGGAGCGGTCGGCGGCCTCGGCGTCGCGGCTGTGCCTGAACTGGAACAACGATCTCGTACGCCGGCTCGCGACGACACCCCGCGACACCGGCGAGCGGGTCTTCGCGCTGAGCGTGCGGCTGCTGTACGTGCAGTCGCTGCTGGCCGGACACCACCCCCTCGGCGCGGCGGACCGCGCGCTCATGACCACCTCGCTGTCAGAGCTGCTCGAGCACGCCCTGCGCGCCCAGACCGACGAAGAACAAGGAGAATCATGA
- a CDS encoding pyridoxamine 5'-phosphate oxidase family protein encodes MDTSDAVSFLDDRQCWQRLAEQELGRLVTHVGAVLDIFPVNYIVDGDSVVFRTAEGSKLTELTINDDVLFEVDEYSDTDAWSVVIRGHAQRLTTADEVRAADELGLRPWIPTVKYNYVRVRAASVSGRDFRRGPEPDRYGVQQY; translated from the coding sequence ATGGACACCTCGGATGCGGTCAGCTTCCTCGATGACCGGCAGTGCTGGCAGCGGCTTGCGGAACAGGAACTCGGACGCCTGGTGACCCATGTCGGCGCCGTGCTGGACATCTTCCCCGTGAACTACATCGTCGACGGCGACAGTGTGGTGTTCCGCACGGCGGAGGGCAGCAAGTTGACCGAGCTGACGATCAACGACGACGTCCTGTTCGAGGTCGACGAGTACAGCGACACCGACGCGTGGAGCGTCGTGATCCGCGGGCACGCGCAGCGGCTCACGACCGCCGACGAGGTCCGCGCCGCGGACGAGCTGGGTCTTCGGCCCTGGATCCCCACCGTGAAGTACAACTATGTCCGGGTGCGCGCGGCATCCGTGTCGGGCCGAGACTTTCGCAGGGGGCCCGAACCCGACCGCTACGGGGTGCAGCAGTACTGA
- the secE gene encoding preprotein translocase subunit SecE, translating to MVQEEAHGEVVAAGGTPREKKLNFFQRIALFIRQVFGELRKVVTPTRQELLKFTGVVLGFVVVMMAVVYSLDLLFTWVVQVVFGTPS from the coding sequence ATGGTCCAGGAAGAGGCGCACGGCGAGGTCGTCGCAGCAGGCGGCACGCCCCGTGAGAAGAAGCTGAACTTCTTCCAGCGGATCGCGCTCTTCATCCGCCAGGTCTTCGGCGAACTCCGCAAGGTCGTCACCCCGACGCGTCAGGAGCTCCTGAAGTTCACCGGTGTGGTCCTCGGCTTCGTGGTCGTGATGATGGCCGTCGTCTACAGCCTCGACTTGCTCTTCACCTGGGTGGTGCAGGTCGTCTTCGGCACACCGAGCTGA
- the nusG gene encoding transcription termination/antitermination protein NusG — MSEKYTDDVDWATAAEQSSEDDEAQEGNILAAEERSSEPAEHLAVHVVDDEDDVEGEDEDIDIDDPEADAIVNDALEIDEAAEAEAAAEVLTDALAEEEAEAAAQAAEEIAPYDGPDVNGEPDAPALDEEFVAEVSAVGDVVDAAEDATPDDPYEAFRAELRSLPGKWYVIHSYAGFERKVKANIEQRKNSLEVEEDIYQVEVPMEDVVEIKNGQRKMVNRVRIPGYVLVRMELNEDTWSVVRHTPGVTGFVGNAHNPTPLRFEEAFNMLKSLVQVTETAPVKGAAGKGASAPARSVITEVDFEIGETITIKEGSFAGLPGSISEIKPESGKLTVLVSLFERETPVELSFDQVTKQ; from the coding sequence GTGTCTGAGAAGTACACCGACGACGTCGACTGGGCCACCGCCGCCGAGCAGTCCAGTGAGGACGACGAGGCGCAGGAAGGCAACATCCTCGCCGCCGAGGAGCGCTCCTCGGAGCCTGCAGAGCACCTCGCCGTACACGTCGTCGACGATGAAGACGACGTCGAGGGCGAAGACGAAGACATCGACATCGACGACCCGGAGGCAGACGCCATCGTGAACGACGCACTCGAGATCGACGAGGCGGCCGAGGCCGAGGCTGCCGCTGAGGTGCTCACCGACGCGCTCGCCGAGGAAGAAGCCGAGGCCGCCGCCCAGGCTGCCGAGGAGATCGCGCCGTACGACGGCCCCGACGTGAATGGCGAGCCGGACGCGCCCGCGCTGGACGAGGAGTTCGTCGCCGAGGTCTCTGCGGTCGGCGACGTCGTCGACGCCGCGGAGGACGCGACCCCCGACGACCCCTACGAGGCCTTCCGCGCCGAACTGCGTTCGCTGCCCGGCAAGTGGTACGTGATCCACTCCTACGCGGGCTTCGAGCGCAAGGTGAAGGCGAACATCGAGCAGCGTAAGAACTCGCTCGAGGTCGAAGAGGACATCTATCAGGTCGAGGTCCCGATGGAGGACGTCGTCGAGATCAAGAACGGCCAGCGCAAGATGGTCAACCGGGTGCGCATCCCGGGCTACGTCCTCGTGCGGATGGAGCTGAACGAAGACACCTGGTCGGTCGTGCGTCACACGCCCGGCGTCACCGGCTTCGTCGGCAACGCGCACAACCCGACGCCGCTGCGGTTCGAAGAAGCCTTCAACATGCTGAAGTCGCTCGTGCAGGTCACCGAGACGGCCCCCGTCAAGGGCGCCGCCGGCAAGGGGGCGTCGGCTCCCGCGCGCAGCGTCATCACCGAGGTCGACTTCGAGATCGGCGAGACCATCACGATCAAGGAAGGCTCGTTCGCGGGCCTGCCCGGATCGATCAGCGAGATCAAGCCGGAGAGCGGCAAGCTCACCGTGCTCGTCTCCCTCTTCGAGCGTGAGACGCCGGTCGAGCTGTCGTTCGACCAGGTCACCAAGCAGTGA
- the rplK gene encoding 50S ribosomal protein L11, which translates to MAPKKKVTGLIKLQINAGAANPAPPIGPALGQHGVNIMEFCKAYNAATESQRGNVIPVEITVYEDRSFTFILKTPPAAELIKKAAGVQKGSKTPHTVKVAKLTKDQVRQIAETKMPDLNANDIEAASLIIAGTARSMGITVED; encoded by the coding sequence ATGGCACCGAAGAAGAAGGTGACCGGCCTGATCAAGCTTCAGATCAACGCCGGTGCCGCCAACCCGGCGCCGCCGATCGGCCCCGCGCTCGGTCAGCATGGCGTCAACATCATGGAGTTCTGCAAGGCGTACAACGCCGCGACGGAGTCGCAGCGCGGCAACGTCATCCCCGTGGAGATCACCGTCTACGAGGACCGCAGCTTCACGTTCATCCTGAAGACCCCGCCCGCCGCGGAGCTCATCAAGAAGGCCGCCGGCGTGCAGAAGGGCTCCAAGACCCCTCACACCGTCAAGGTCGCGAAGCTCACCAAGGACCAGGTCCGTCAGATCGCCGAGACGAAGATGCCCGACCTGAACGCGAACGACATCGAGGCCGCCTCGCTGATCATCGCCGGCACCGCCCGCTCCATGGGCATCACGGTCGAGGACTGA